One segment of Melospiza melodia melodia isolate bMelMel2 unplaced genomic scaffold, bMelMel2.pri scaffold_34, whole genome shotgun sequence DNA contains the following:
- the LOC134434280 gene encoding sushi, nidogen and EGF-like domain-containing protein 1, with the protein MKVSLVVVLLLLSYAEDWGPLKTLGSPVRPLGTVLYPFGPEVGDEATRHEDDGTSPEIFLQENFSFFGRAHRSLYVNNNGVVSFGTMVPEFTPQPFPLPGHRPFVAPYWADVDTRLGGDVFYRQSRDPQLLARLAQDLAPAVPPGDWPPQPTWAFVATWDRVAYFGAASDKVNTFQAVLASDGVTCFVLLNYGDLQWTTGIANQGDPHTGLGGIPAQAGFNSGDDVHYYNVPGSRTPAVQSLSHRSNLGVPGRWAFRVDHFKATEGPPETPGVLPKTPEAPWSPLPPHKTLSVSLNPPRTTEEQVYICGS; encoded by the exons ATGAAGGTCTCCCTCGtcgttgtcctcctcctcctcagctacGCAGAGGATTGGGGACCCCTGAAGACATTGGGATCCCCTGTGAGACCCCTGG GTACGGTCCTGTACCCTTTCGGGCCAGAGGTGGGGGATGAGGCCACCCGCCATGAAGATGATGGGACGAGCCCTGAGATCTTCCTGCAGGAAAACTTCTCTTTCTTTGGACGTGCCCACCGCTCACTCTAT GTGAACAACAACGGTGTGGTGTCCTTTGGGACAATGGTCCCGGAGTTCACCCCCCAGCCCTTCCCACTGCCAGGCCACCGCCCCTTTGTGGCACCTTACTGGGCTGATGTGGACACCCGTCTGGGAGGAGATGTCTTCTACCGGCAGAGCCGGGACCCCCAGCTACTGGCACGCCTGGCCCAGGACCTGGCACCTGCTGTGCCACCTGGGGACTGGCCCCCACAGCCAACCTGGGCATTCGTGGCCACCTGGGACCGTGTGGCCTATTTTGGGGCTGCCTCAGACAAG GTGAACACCTTCCAGGCTGTGCTGGCCTCAGATGGTGTCACATGCTTTGTCCTGCTCAACTACGGAGACCTGCAGTGGACAACTGGCATTGCTAACCAGGGAGATCCCCACACTGGCCTGGGGGGCATCCCTGCACAG GCTGGGTTCAACAGTGGAGATGATGTCCACTACTACAATGTGCCAGGGTCACGCACACCCGCAGTGCAGAGCCTTAGCCACCGCAGCAACCTGGGGGTCCCGGGGCGCTGGGCTTTCCGTGTTGACCACTTCAAGGCCACTGAGGGACCACCCGAGACTCCTGGCGTCCTGCCAAAGACCCCTGAGGCCCCCTGGAGTCCGTTGCCACCCCACAAGACCCTCTCAGTATCCCTCAACCCCCCAAGGACCACAGAGGAGCAGGTGTATATCTGCGGGTCATGA